In one window of Camelina sativa cultivar DH55 chromosome 15, Cs, whole genome shotgun sequence DNA:
- the LOC104748557 gene encoding receptor-like protein 12: MDSNHLEGALPHLPLSINYFTAKHNGFSGGIPLSICNRSLLDVLDLSYNNFTGLIPPCLTNFLILKLRKNNLEGSIPDKYYADAPLRSLDVGYNRLTGKLPKSLLKCSALQFLCVDHNKIKDTFPFSLKVLPKLQVLILRSNKFYGPLSPPNQGPLGFPELRILDVRKCLILLIGDITIYIGFT, from the coding sequence ATGGATTCAAACCATTTAGAAGGAGCACTTCCACATCTACCACTCTCTATCAACTACTTCACTGCAAAACACAATGGTTTTAGTGGCGGCATACCTCTTTCAATCTGCAACAGAAGCTTGCTTGATGTCCTTGATCTAAGTTACAACAACTTCACCGGTCTGATCCCTCCGTGTCTCACTAACTTCTTGATTTTGAAACTCCGGAAGAACAACTTGGAAGGAAGTATTCCAGACAAGTATTATGCAGACGCACCTCTACGTTCACTTGACGTTGGCTACAATCGGTTAACCGGAAAGCTTCCAAAGTCTCTTCTCAAATGCTCAGCTCTGCAGTTTTTATGTGTGGAccacaacaaaatcaaagatacATTTCCTTTCTCCCTTAAGGTTTTACCGAAATTGCAAGTCCTTATCCTCCGTTCAAACAAATTCTATGGTCCTTTATCTCCTCCTAATCAAGGTCCTTTGGGCTTTCCTGAACTGCGGATACTTGATGTAAGGAAATGCTTAATCTTATTGATAGGAGATATCACAATATATATAGGCTTTACATAA
- the LOC109129117 gene encoding LOW QUALITY PROTEIN: uncharacterized protein LOC109129117 (The sequence of the model RefSeq protein was modified relative to this genomic sequence to represent the inferred CDS: substituted 2 bases at 2 genomic stop codons) — MSFIIGSRIFPSKWFSPRYKLSSFDEKEELVGTSIEPLRLFPQSARVESLVRFCTSGILPVKXFERSLTLVNWVRFPNSXVSGEEVKLLKLRSRFRNTNEKLPVSSLSCRAKTESMLRLLNEEGTWSRKPLPERNKTSNLLSVPNSEGIKEGVNLL, encoded by the exons ATGAGCTTTATAATAGGCTCGAGGATTTTTCCTTCAAAATGGTTTTCACCTAGGTACAAACTCTCTAGCTTCGACGAAAAAGAGGAGTTAGTAGGAACTTCAATAGAACCTCTAAGATTATTTCCAC AAAGTGCTAGAGTGGAAAGCTTGGTTAGATTTTGTACAAGCGGGATACTACCAGTGAAGTAGTTCGAGAGAAGCCTCACCTTGGTTAACTGGGTTAG ATTTCCAAATTCATAAGTGAGTGGAGAAGAGGTGAAGTTGTTGAAACTGAGATCAAG ATTCCGCAACACAAATGAGAAACTACCAGTGAGCTCGTTATCGTGTAGGGCTAAAACGGAAAGCATGCTTAGGTTACTAAATGAGGAAGGAACTTGGTCGAGGAAGCCACTACCTGAAAGAAATAAAACCTCTAATTTGTTGAGCGTTCCTAACTCGGAAGGGATTAAAGAGGGGGTGAACTTGTTGTGA
- the LOC104747052 gene encoding LON peptidase N-terminal domain and RING finger protein 3, whose product MIQMDGGDRLRVTLLDRMSTTTVDTNRSSLTGLTLEAILMSEKNVTSPSPPQILPPPPLPLPPSSNHSNRTLLDVMRREHRHDRHSRDKTAWKSLREKLRLKRNATTVWISANPIPNLDTPILNRDNENRQLGFLLSSTGNVTTEEASSAEGRVRLGAVLAEERALSAREGETFVAREVEPARMSLMELLEENEEQMSFVSVEGEAEETVTVTAPERSCCVCMVRSKGAAFIPCGHTFCRLCSRELWVQRGNCPLCNTTILEVLDLF is encoded by the coding sequence ATGATTCAAATGGACGGTGGAGATAGGCTAAGAGTGACGTTATTAGATCGTATGTCAACAACAACGGTGGACACTAACCGGAGCTCGTTAACGGGTTTAACTCTAGAAGCTATTCTAATGTCTGAAAAAAACGTAACCTCGCCGTCTCCGCCGCAGATTCTCCCGCCGCCACCACTACCGCTGCCGCCCTCGAGTAACCACTCGAACCGGACGCTTCTCGATGTAATGCGGAGAGAGCACCGACACGACCGACACAGTCGAGACAAAACCGCTTGGAAAAGTCTCCGTGAAAAGCTCCGTCTTAAACGTAACGCTACTACTGTTTGGATATCGGCTAATCCTATCCCGAATTTGGATACGCCTATCCTTAACCGGGATAACGAAAACCGCCAACTCGGGTTTCTCCTGTCCAGCACAGGGAACGTAACAACGGAGGAAGCTTCGTCGGCGGAGGGAAGGGTTCGGTTAGGAGCTGTGTTGGCGGAGGAGAGAGCGTTATCGGCGAGAGAAGGGGAAACGTTTGTGGCGAGGGAAGTGGAGCCGGCGAGGATGTCTTTGATGGAGTTGTTAGAGGAGAATGAAGAGCAGATGAGTTTTGTAAGTGTTGAAGGAGAAGCAGAGGAGACGGTGACGGTGACGGCGCCCGAGAGAAGTTGTTGTGTGTGTATGGTGAGAAGTAAAGGAGCTGCGTTTATTCCGTGTGGTCATACGTTTTGTAGGTTGTGTTCGAGAGAGCTTTGGGTTCAAAGAGGGAACTGTCCTCTCTGTAATACCACAATTTTAGAAGTTCTTGATCTTTTTTAG